The segment CCTTGCGGGTGAACCCGGTCGCCGAACTCTGACAGTGGGTGAATCCGACCAGTTCGCCGACGAGATAGCCCGCCTGGACGATGACGCGCTCGCAGTAGGCGATCGTCCCGACCGCGTCCGTCGGGCGCGGGACGCGACGTCCCTGAAAGACGTCCGCCTCGCCCGTGAGGTCGCACATCGCCGTCGAGACGAACGCTGGCGAGGCCCGCTCGTCGGCGTCGAAGACGACGAAGTGATCGGCGTCGCTCGCCTCGACGGCGGTGTTGATCGCCGTCGCCTTCGAGCCGGGGACCGCGTTCGTGAGCCACTCGACCGCGTCGTGTTCGCGGGCCAACTCGACGGCCCGCTCGCGCGTTTTTCCGTCGTCCGGTTCGACCACGATCGTGATCGAGAGCGGCCCGTAGTCGTTGTCGAGGAGGCTCGACACGCTCCGATCGACGACGTCGGCGTCGCGGTAGGCGGGGACGATCGCCTCGACGGGCGGTCCGGCGGTGACTCGCTCGTCGTCGGGCGTGCCGCTCCGCCAGACCTCGTAGATCAACAGCAGCCCGGTCGCGGCAACGCCGACACTGAACGCGCCGACCGACAGCAGTGCTTCGAGCACGGTGATGACGAGCCACCCGATCCGAATCGTCCAGATGTCCGCGAAGCTGTACACGCCGAGCCCCAGCAGTCCGACGATCCCGAGACTCGTCGCGGATTTCTCGGCGACGTGGGCGATCCTCGGCAGCATTGGCCGGGATTTGTGCCCTGACGGCATTTCAACATTTTCATCCGGTTCGAGCGCGGCTTCGGATGGCGAACGGGTTCACCATTTCTGCCGTCAGTTCTCGCACGGGAGCCGACAGTCGCACCCGTTAGGGGTCATCTTCGGCCGGAACCACGTCCCGGTGTCTGACGACGACCGGCAGCACCTCGCCGCTTTCGACGGCTTCGAGTCGATACGACGCGCGGTCCATCTCGCGTTCGGGTCCGCTTCCCCCGTCGACGACCTCATCGCGATCGGGCCCGTCGACGAAGACGTGGACGACGCGACAGATCTCGCCGTCGAACGGGCTCTCGGCGTCCGCGTCGGTGAGTCGGACGCGGACCCGGTCGCCGACGTCGTAGGGATCCTCGGGTGGCGGCTGGGTGTTCGGCATGCTCGTCTCGCGTGTTCGTGCCGGCGCGGGTAATGCGTTGTCGTCGCGGCGGATCCCGACGTATATACTCCCGCCGCCCGTACGCCGCCTCAGATGGTCTCTAAGCGCGCGCGTGAGGTGACGCCCTTCATGGCGATGGACGTGCTCGAACGGGCGAACGAACTGGACGACGTCGTGCATCTCGAGGTCGGCGAGCCGGACTTCGAGCCGCCCGAGGCGGTGTTCGAGACGGCGATCTCCTCACTGCGCGACGGGAACACGAACTACACCGCCGCGCGAGGGAAACCCGAACTCCGGCGTGCGATCGCCGCCCACTACGACCGCGAGTACGGCGTCGCGGTCGACCCCGGTCGCATTGTCGTGACGCCCGGCACGTCGCCGGGGCTGCTCCTCGCGCTCGCGGCGCTCGTCGATCCGGGCGAGGAGGTCGTCCTCACGGACCCCCACTACGCCTGCTATCCGAACTTCGTGCGGACCGTGGGTGGGACCGTTCGGACGGTTCCGCTGCGACCTGAGGACGGCTTTCAGCCGCGCGCTGACGCGTTCGAGGCGGGGCTGTCGGCGTTGACGCGGGCGTTGCTCCTCAACTCGCCGGCGAATCCGACTGGCGCGGTGATGGATGGCGAGACGCTCGCCGACGTGGCCGACCTCGCCGAGGCCACCGACACGACGCCGGTCGTCGACGAGGTGTACCACGGGCTCTCCTACGACGTCGACGAGCACACGATGCTCGAGTACACCGACGACGCGTTCGTACTGAACGGCTTCTCGAAGCGCTTCGCGATGACCGGGTGGCGGCTCGGCTGGCTGATCGTCCCCGAGGCGTACGTCGACGCGGTGAACCGCCTCGCGCAGAACCTCCTCATCTGCGCGCCGAACTTCGTCCAGGACGCGGGCGTCGCCGCCCTCGAGACGCCGCCGGACCGGCTGGTCGAGATCCGCGAGACCTACCGCGAGCGCCGCGACCTGCTCGTCGACGCCGTCGCGGAGTGGGGGCTCGACCTCGGCTACACGCCGCAGGGGGCGTACTACCTGCTGGTCGACGTGCGCGAGCTTCCGGGCGACGCCCTCGACGTCGCGGACTTCCTGCTCGAAGAGGCCGGCGTCGCGGTCACCCCCGGCGTCGATTTCGGCGAGGGGGCCGCCGACTATCTCCGATTCTCGTACGCGACGGACATCGAGGCGATCGAGGGGGCGATCGAGCGGATCGACGCGGCGCTTTCGACGTACGGCGAGATCCCGTCAGAGGCGGGGAACTGACGCGCGTCCACCTCACGCCCCGTCCTCGACCCACGAGCGGGGGAGATGCTCGACCGTCCCGTCGACCGCCACTGGCGGGTCGGCGAGGTCTGCCACGAGGTCGATGATCTCCCGTCCACAACTGGGTTGATAAAGCCGATTTACAGCCAGAGACCGATCAGTGTCGTGGCCACAGAGTCAAGCTTTATACCTTCGTCACGGCCACGTTTCGGTAATGGGACTCCGCTGTTCGATACTCGGCCACGCCTTCGAGGACGCTGGGGTAGAGCGCGAACGAGAAGAACAGGGCAGCGAGGTGGTTACCACCGAGCGCGAGATAGAGCAATGTCGCCACTGCGGCGCCGAGCGCGTCGTCTCCGAGAACACCGAGGTCGCGGCCGTCGTCGACGCCGACGACGTCGGGATCGAACCCGGGGGCGGCGACGCGATCGACACCGACGATACGAACAGTGCGGAATCGGCAACCGGCGGGATCGCCGGAGCGGTCGAACGGAGCGGCGTCGAGGGCGAGGCGCTCGACAACTCGGAGACCACCTCGGCGACCGCCGGTACGGACGAGCCGGCATCCCCTGCGTCTCCGACCGATGCCGAAGCGCCGCTCGATGCTGCGGGCGACGACGAGGGTGACGACTACGACGAGACGCCGCCGGACCCCGAGACGGAGGACGCGGAGATCCTCACCGATGACGACGACGAGCAGCAACGACGCCCCGGCCAGTGGCCCGACGATCCCGAGGATTCGAACGTCGATACCGACGGGTCTGACGCCCCGCTCGATCCGGGCAATGAATCGCTCTCTGGCCTCACAGTCCCCGAGGGGAGGATCGTCTGTCCGGAGTGTTCGTTCAGCATCGAGGCCAACTCGGGGTACCGCGAGGGAGACCCCTGTCCCGAGTGCAACGCGTGGCTCGAAGCCGAACGAAACCAGTAAACCGTCGGGTTTCGATATTCCTCGACATGGAAGAGTACAAAATGCGACGTGGGGAGTATCTCGAAGAGCGCGTCCCCGATCTGAAAGCGACGATCGAGGAGTACTTCGGACCGATCACGGGCACTGAGGAGTTCAAAGGTAGCGACCTGTACATCGTCGGTGAACCGGACAATCCGGTGTTCACCCGAATCGTCGCGGGCGCGGTCTCGTACTCCGGTAAGAAGGACAAACTCGCCGTCCACTTCGAGGAACGCGAGCTGCAGGACCTCATGGAGACGGGCGACGTCGACGCGGCCGGCGACGCGAACACGGCGAAAAACGACTTCCTGCTCGAGTGTACCGGTCGGGACGCGAAGTCGCGGCGCGAGTCGATGAAACGCTCCGTCGAAGACGACGCCGAGACGCCGGACAACGTCTGACGACCGCCCGCTCGTCCCGTCGTTTTTTCTCGGTCGCGCCCGACAGGACTGTACGATGCTCGCATTCGATCCCTCGGAGTTCGAGTCCGAAGATATCGGCGAACGATCGGCGCTCCTCGAGATGGACCACGAGGCCGCCGTCGACCACGTCCGAGAGACGGCCGAATCGGTCGGCTTCGGCGTCCCCGTCGAGTTCTCTCCCTCGGAGCTGCTCAACGAGAAGGTAGACGCCGACCGCGACCCCTACTACGTGTTGGGCGCGTGCAACCCCGCGGTGGCTGACAAGGCGCTCGATCAGTCGCTCAAACAGGGGGCGCTCTTCCCCTGCAACTTCGTCATCTGGGAGGAAGAGCCCGGTCTCCAGCGCGTGTATCACGCCTCGATCATGAAGATCGGCCGCCTCGTCGGGTTGGCCCCCGACAACGACGCGTGGGAAGGCATCGTCGCTGAGACCGGCGACCTGGTCGACGCCTTTTACGACGAGCTGTAGCGGCGGGGCGGAACGTACGACTTTTGCGTCTCGGCGGTCAAACGGGAACAACGAATGATCTCGAAGGGCTGTGAACAGTGCGCCGTCGGGGGGAAGATGGTGCTCTTCGTCTACGGATACTGCGACCAGCGCGACTGTTTTTACTGCCCGCTCGGCGAGAACCGCAAGAACGTCACGCAGGTGTACGCCAACGAGCGCCCCGTCGAGTCCGACGCGGACGTCATCGAGGAGGCCAAGCGGATGGAGGCGCTCGGCACCTCGATCACCGGCGGGGAGCCCCAGGAGGCCATGGACCGGACCTGTCGATACCTCAGCCTTCTCAAGGAAGAGTTCGGCGAGGATCACCACACCCACCTCTACACGGGAATCACCGGCGGCCGGCAGAACATGCGCCGCCTGGCCGAGGCCGGCCTCGACGAGATTCGATTTCACCCACCCTACGAACTGTGGGGCGATCTGCACGGCACCGAATGGGAAGAGATCCTCCACATCGCCCGCGAGGAGGGGCTCACCCCTGCCTTCGAGATCCCCGGCATCCGCGCGGAACCGGAGTTTCTGGAGTTTCTGGACGAGGGCGCGGCCGACTTTTGCAACATCAACGAGTTCGAGATGTCCGACGGGAACTACCGGCGGATGCAAGAGCAGGGCTTCGAGCTCAAGGAGGACCACATGTCGGCCGTTGAGGGATCCCACGACATCCTCGAGGAGATGGGCGACCACGAGCGCGTGTACTTCTGTACGAGCGTGTTCAAGGACGCCGCTCAGCACCGCTCGCGGCTCAAGCGGATGGCCCGGAACATCCGCCGGGAGTTCGACGACATCACCGACGACGGGACGCTCGTCTACGGGAAGACGTGGGAACCGGAGGCCAGATTGCGCGAGCTCGGCGTCCCCGAGGAGTTCTACACGGTCAAATCCGAGCACGTCGAGTTGGCGTGGTGGCTCTTAGAGGAGATGATCGAGGACGGCGACGTCGAGCGCGGCGAGATCGTCGAGCAGTACCCGACGTACGACGGGACGGTCGTCGAGCGGACGCCGCTGGCGTAACTGAGCAGCTGCATGTCCAGTTCCCTGTTGTAGCCTATCAGAAGTTATCGACTTCTATGGATGTTTTCGAGCGGCGATTCGCTCGGCTCGACCAACACTAAGATCTGGCCTTGTAGAGTCCACCTGTTGATAATAGGTTTAAACAGCCGCGCTGAATAGAGGGTGCATAGTCACCATCTTGAGTCGGTGACCATCTCTAAGGCGACTTTCCCGGGACCAATAACAAGCATCCCACTAATAAATACAACTACAGCTTTTATTTCCCAACTCAATCCCCCCCAGATTCCTTCTTTTGGGAGGTAGGACCAAAGATACGCAAATATTATCACCAACAAAACTGAGCCGATTACGCTTTTTCCAATCTCCGAGGCCGTCGACATATCTGATTATTTACAATCCATGGATATAAATTCCGGCAATACACCACTAAATCACCTTGCTGAGTGCGTGCTCTCTACACAGCACGCTAGTCTTGTCTGATTCTAAGGGTTCAGAATCAAAAAGAAACGGCGGTCGTTTTAGCATCCGTGTCCTCGCTTCGCTCGGACGCGGTTCACCGGACGCGACCGAAGGGAGCGTCCGGCCTTTTTGATCGATGTTTTTGCAGGAGCGGTTCGCCGCAGGCGAACCCGGCGGAGAAAAAGATCGGACCCACAAGCGTTTAATCGACTGGCGGGCAAGATGACGTATGCCCGAATGCCCACTCGCGGACGACTGCCCCAGTTTCTCCGAGCGGATCGAAGGCATGGGCTGTCAACACTACGGCGACCGCGGCGGTGCCGAGTGGTGCTCCCACTACAACCAACCGATCCGCGATCTCAAACAGCAACCCGTACAGCTCGGCGAGGAGGTCGTCGTCGACGTCGAGGATATCCACGAATCGGGGGCTGGCGTCGGCCGGACCGAGGACGGCTTCATCGTGATGGTCGACGGCGTGTTGCCGGACGCCCGCGCGAAGGTCAAGATCACGGAGGTCCGTTCGAACCACGCCCGCGCCGACGAGGTCGAACGGCTCCCGATGGACGAGGAGATCGACGATAGCGCCGCCAACGACGCCGACGCTGACGACGAACCGGACGACCGAAGCGACCGCGAGAAGGCACTCGACCGCGGGCGGTTGGGCAGCCGCGAGAACTTCTGGGGCAACTAGCGCCCGGTGCCGCGAGTGTGCCACTATCGACGCGTCGAACGGTGTGAGATTCGATGACGATTCCTGACGCGGACGAACTGCTCGGGGAGGTCGGATTCGACGCTGAGACCAGCGTGTTGACCCGCCGACAGGCTGAGGTGTTCGCGCTCCGCGAGCGCGACATTC is part of the Natronomonas salsuginis genome and harbors:
- a CDS encoding DUF5611 family protein; this translates as MEEYKMRRGEYLEERVPDLKATIEEYFGPITGTEEFKGSDLYIVGEPDNPVFTRIVAGAVSYSGKKDKLAVHFEERELQDLMETGDVDAAGDANTAKNDFLLECTGRDAKSRRESMKRSVEDDAETPDNV
- a CDS encoding DUF7093 family protein, translated to MGLRCSILGHAFEDAGVEREREEQGSEVVTTEREIEQCRHCGAERVVSENTEVAAVVDADDVGIEPGGGDAIDTDDTNSAESATGGIAGAVERSGVEGEALDNSETTSATAGTDEPASPASPTDAEAPLDAAGDDEGDDYDETPPDPETEDAEILTDDDDEQQRRPGQWPDDPEDSNVDTDGSDAPLDPGNESLSGLTVPEGRIVCPECSFSIEANSGYREGDPCPECNAWLEAERNQ
- a CDS encoding DUF302 domain-containing protein, producing the protein MLAFDPSEFESEDIGERSALLEMDHEAAVDHVRETAESVGFGVPVEFSPSELLNEKVDADRDPYYVLGACNPAVADKALDQSLKQGALFPCNFVIWEEEPGLQRVYHASIMKIGRLVGLAPDNDAWEGIVAETGDLVDAFYDEL
- a CDS encoding glycosyltransferase, with product MLPRIAHVAEKSATSLGIVGLLGLGVYSFADIWTIRIGWLVITVLEALLSVGAFSVGVAATGLLLIYEVWRSGTPDDERVTAGPPVEAIVPAYRDADVVDRSVSSLLDNDYGPLSITIVVEPDDGKTRERAVELAREHDAVEWLTNAVPGSKATAINTAVEASDADHFVVFDADERASPAFVSTAMCDLTGEADVFQGRRVPRPTDAVGTIAYCERVIVQAGYLVGELVGFTHCQSSATGFTRKAFDAVGGYADMLTEDIYFSHQCHRADLTVARNSRCTSSMETPHTLRDLWGQRKRWRIGHVQVVHRRIREALEGDLGGTDLVTIGRSVGAVLAGAILLILSAQVLLLFVFSWETALLPLASIFGTILGVWGRDVLDGRVGVPSWSIALAPIIYFGHGVLTVKALFEYALTWDGEWYQVTKTGN
- a CDS encoding TRAM domain-containing protein, whose product is MPECPLADDCPSFSERIEGMGCQHYGDRGGAEWCSHYNQPIRDLKQQPVQLGEEVVVDVEDIHESGAGVGRTEDGFIVMVDGVLPDARAKVKITEVRSNHARADEVERLPMDEEIDDSAANDADADDEPDDRSDREKALDRGRLGSRENFWGN
- a CDS encoding pyridoxal phosphate-dependent aminotransferase: MVSKRAREVTPFMAMDVLERANELDDVVHLEVGEPDFEPPEAVFETAISSLRDGNTNYTAARGKPELRRAIAAHYDREYGVAVDPGRIVVTPGTSPGLLLALAALVDPGEEVVLTDPHYACYPNFVRTVGGTVRTVPLRPEDGFQPRADAFEAGLSALTRALLLNSPANPTGAVMDGETLADVADLAEATDTTPVVDEVYHGLSYDVDEHTMLEYTDDAFVLNGFSKRFAMTGWRLGWLIVPEAYVDAVNRLAQNLLICAPNFVQDAGVAALETPPDRLVEIRETYRERRDLLVDAVAEWGLDLGYTPQGAYYLLVDVRELPGDALDVADFLLEEAGVAVTPGVDFGEGAADYLRFSYATDIEAIEGAIERIDAALSTYGEIPSEAGN
- a CDS encoding radical SAM protein, which produces MISKGCEQCAVGGKMVLFVYGYCDQRDCFYCPLGENRKNVTQVYANERPVESDADVIEEAKRMEALGTSITGGEPQEAMDRTCRYLSLLKEEFGEDHHTHLYTGITGGRQNMRRLAEAGLDEIRFHPPYELWGDLHGTEWEEILHIAREEGLTPAFEIPGIRAEPEFLEFLDEGAADFCNINEFEMSDGNYRRMQEQGFELKEDHMSAVEGSHDILEEMGDHERVYFCTSVFKDAAQHRSRLKRMARNIRREFDDITDDGTLVYGKTWEPEARLRELGVPEEFYTVKSEHVELAWWLLEEMIEDGDVERGEIVEQYPTYDGTVVERTPLA